Proteins encoded together in one Pseudomonas sp. Seg1 window:
- a CDS encoding acyltransferase: MSDKRIMDIEVLRAVAVMGVLFHHVQGSLFTDTVPLLVKIQVWTQSWWGVDLFFAISGFVIARGLIPALRRCNTRQEYWQQTRNFWLRRAFRLLPAAWLWLALMLLACVFLNRSGAFGSLYANLQATLAGVLQYANFRLADSFFHYEYGSSFVYWSLSLEEQFYLLFPLLIVLLRKHLVWALLALIAVQILTVRSPLLMFVRTDALAVGVLLAMWSAQPSYRRWEPTFLRLPGVGTAVLLGIGLLLCFMATDRFTFASYRIGSLTVLSALLVWIASYNRDYLLPAGRLQQLMAWIGSRSYGIYLIHVPAYLMVRELIFRLQAAGLPSPAGHPILTSLLALGLIALLSELNYRFVEMPMRNRGAALVARLGTSRSAVPSSGATSC, from the coding sequence ATGAGCGACAAGCGCATCATGGACATCGAAGTCTTGCGCGCTGTCGCGGTAATGGGCGTGCTGTTCCATCACGTGCAGGGCAGTCTGTTTACCGATACCGTGCCGCTGCTGGTGAAAATTCAGGTGTGGACGCAATCGTGGTGGGGCGTCGATCTGTTCTTCGCGATTTCCGGGTTTGTCATCGCTCGCGGCCTGATCCCGGCACTGCGCCGTTGCAACACGCGTCAGGAGTATTGGCAACAGACGCGCAATTTCTGGTTGCGCCGCGCCTTCCGGTTATTGCCGGCGGCCTGGCTGTGGCTGGCGCTGATGCTGCTGGCGTGTGTCTTTCTCAATCGCTCGGGGGCGTTCGGTTCGCTGTACGCCAACCTGCAGGCGACGCTGGCAGGTGTGCTGCAGTACGCCAATTTCCGCTTGGCCGACAGCTTCTTCCACTACGAATACGGCAGCAGTTTCGTCTACTGGAGCCTGTCGCTGGAGGAGCAGTTCTACCTGCTGTTCCCGCTGCTGATTGTGCTGTTGCGCAAACACCTGGTCTGGGCGTTGCTGGCGCTGATCGCGGTGCAGATTCTCACCGTGCGCTCTCCGTTGCTGATGTTTGTGCGCACTGATGCGCTGGCAGTTGGTGTGCTGCTGGCAATGTGGAGCGCGCAACCTTCCTATCGACGCTGGGAGCCGACCTTTCTGCGCTTGCCCGGGGTTGGCACAGCGGTGTTGCTGGGCATCGGATTGCTCTTGTGTTTCATGGCCACCGACCGCTTTACGTTTGCCAGCTATCGCATCGGTTCGCTCACCGTGCTCAGCGCGCTGCTGGTGTGGATCGCGTCGTACAACCGCGATTACTTGCTGCCGGCCGGCCGATTGCAGCAACTGATGGCCTGGATCGGCAGCCGTTCCTATGGCATCTACCTGATCCATGTTCCGGCCTATCTAATGGTGCGTGAATTGATCTTTCGCTTGCAGGCAGCCGGCCTGCCAAGTCCTGCCGGGCATCCGATTCTGACGTCGCTGCTTGCCCTGGGCCTGATCGCGCTGCTCAGCGAACTCAATTACCGCTTCGTTGAAATGCCCATGCGCAACCGCGGAGCTGCCCTGGTGGCGCGCCTCGGTACGTCCCGATCCGCTGTCCCATCCTCTGGAGCCACCTCATGCTGA
- a CDS encoding class I SAM-dependent methyltransferase: MIRRLLARLRPAPAAVPVVEPAPAAPDAASPLYVGLRDAVLDGWFLGDSGELLKGFAITADDTLLDVGCGDGVATLFAVRQGASVIFTDSEHDKVRELARQVDAQSRQLNLGLVSNSLPLPLADGCASKVVCMEVLEHVDQPEAFMAELVRMGRPGAQYLLSVPAPVGEHLQKGIAPASYYQSPNHVQIFTPERFAALVEDAGLVIEHRQASGFFWVMGMIFFWAGERAAGRELTGAVRDRIHEPFTPMMEHWARAWQSLLDQPDGLLIKQTLDRFMPKSQVIIARKPLDGGGAP; encoded by the coding sequence ATGATCCGGCGCCTGCTCGCACGATTGCGTCCGGCGCCTGCAGCGGTTCCCGTCGTGGAGCCGGCCCCTGCCGCACCCGATGCCGCGTCACCACTGTATGTCGGGTTGCGCGACGCGGTCCTCGACGGCTGGTTTCTCGGTGACAGCGGCGAGTTGCTCAAGGGCTTTGCCATCACCGCTGACGATACGTTGCTCGACGTCGGTTGCGGTGACGGCGTAGCGACACTGTTCGCCGTGCGCCAGGGCGCGTCAGTGATCTTCACCGACAGTGAACACGACAAGGTCCGCGAACTGGCGCGGCAGGTCGACGCGCAAAGCCGCCAGTTGAATCTGGGGCTGGTCAGTAACAGCCTGCCGCTGCCGCTGGCCGACGGTTGCGCCAGTAAAGTGGTGTGCATGGAAGTGCTCGAGCATGTCGACCAGCCTGAAGCGTTCATGGCCGAACTGGTACGCATGGGCCGTCCTGGCGCGCAGTATCTGCTCAGCGTGCCGGCCCCGGTTGGTGAGCACCTGCAAAAAGGCATCGCGCCGGCCAGTTATTACCAATCGCCCAATCATGTGCAGATTTTTACTCCGGAGCGTTTCGCCGCGCTGGTGGAGGACGCCGGTCTGGTGATCGAGCATCGTCAGGCCAGCGGTTTTTTCTGGGTGATGGGCATGATCTTCTTCTGGGCCGGCGAACGGGCGGCCGGCCGCGAACTCACGGGGGCCGTGCGTGACCGTATCCATGAGCCGTTCACGCCGATGATGGAGCACTGGGCCAGGGCCTGGCAGAGCCTGCTCGATCAGCCTGACGGGCTGCTGATCAAACAGACGCTGGACCGGTTCATGCCCAAAAGTCAGGTGATCATCGCGCGCAAGCCACTGGATGGCGGAGGCGCACCATGA
- a CDS encoding glycosyltransferase, producing MLIIIHSETNKSNIQQNLGRPEYSYYFVLKEFRPVLERIGQVIEVSNPDELVDRLYFDCLSRGEDCVFLSFSPPHRTPIHYACPTIPVFAWEFSTIPTENWQGEPRHDWRVVLEACGRAITHSSFTVDTVRNAMGADYPICAIPAPVWDRFAARGEHLDRRPVIEPITLTLRGLLIDSRTVDLRPYGPPGRCEGSPLSFAGPAQDCSLQLDGVVYCSVFNPYDGRKNWQDMLSAFCTTFRDTADATLVLKLTHHDIAEALTDMLHHLYKNQSYQCRIVLIHGYLADVDYERLVQATSYVVNSSFGEGQCLPLMEFMSCGKPAIAPLNTAMADYVSADNAFIVDFTEELTAWPHDPRAAYRTMRYMTNWDSLCAAYRASYDVAKTDQQRYAAMSAEAVRSLERFCSQASAEQRLQAFLEPLLQAAGSSSAPVAVA from the coding sequence ATGCTGATCATCATTCATTCGGAAACCAACAAGAGCAACATCCAGCAGAACCTCGGCCGCCCCGAGTACAGCTACTACTTCGTCCTCAAGGAATTCCGCCCGGTGCTGGAGCGAATCGGTCAGGTGATCGAGGTCAGCAACCCGGACGAACTGGTTGATCGCCTGTATTTCGATTGCCTGAGCCGTGGCGAGGACTGCGTTTTTCTGTCCTTCTCGCCGCCGCATCGCACGCCGATTCATTACGCCTGCCCGACCATCCCGGTGTTTGCCTGGGAGTTCAGCACCATCCCCACCGAAAACTGGCAGGGCGAACCTCGCCATGATTGGCGGGTGGTGCTGGAGGCATGCGGCCGGGCGATCACCCATTCGAGCTTCACGGTCGACACCGTGCGCAATGCGATGGGCGCGGATTACCCGATCTGTGCGATCCCAGCGCCCGTGTGGGATCGCTTCGCCGCGCGCGGTGAACATTTGGATCGACGCCCTGTCATCGAGCCGATCACCCTGACGCTGCGCGGGTTGCTGATCGACAGTCGCACGGTGGATTTACGCCCCTATGGGCCACCCGGGCGGTGCGAAGGCTCGCCGCTGTCCTTCGCCGGGCCGGCGCAGGATTGCTCGCTGCAGCTTGACGGCGTGGTCTATTGCTCGGTGTTCAACCCCTACGACGGGCGCAAGAACTGGCAGGACATGCTCAGCGCGTTTTGCACCACGTTCCGTGATACCGCCGATGCGACCCTGGTGCTGAAACTCACGCACCACGACATCGCCGAGGCGTTGACCGACATGCTGCACCACCTCTACAAGAACCAGTCTTACCAATGCCGGATCGTGCTGATCCACGGTTATCTGGCCGACGTCGATTACGAACGCCTGGTGCAGGCCACCAGCTACGTGGTCAACAGTTCCTTCGGTGAAGGCCAGTGCCTGCCGCTGATGGAATTCATGTCCTGCGGCAAACCGGCGATTGCGCCGTTGAACACCGCGATGGCTGACTACGTGAGCGCCGACAACGCGTTTATCGTCGATTTCACCGAAGAGCTGACGGCCTGGCCCCACGACCCGCGAGCGGCCTATCGCACGATGCGCTACATGACCAATTGGGACTCGCTGTGCGCGGCTTATCGGGCCAGCTACGACGTGGCGAAGACTGATCAACAGCGTTATGCGGCGATGTCGGCCGAAGCGGTGCGCAGCCTTGAGCGCTTCTGCAGTCAGGCCAGCGCCGAGCAGCGTTTACAGGCGTTCCTCGAGCCGTTGTTGCAAGCGGCCGGCTCTTCATCAGCGCCAGTCGCCGTCGCATGA
- a CDS encoding glycosyltransferase, with protein sequence MNFILYSDVNDRSISQSLGRPEYSYYFVLKAYRPVLESLGRVHVVASVADVDPLYQQLSQAGEECLFLSFSPPHKAPTDLQCPMVCVIAWEYDSIPSECCDDDPRQDWSQTLARHGRVITLSTHTAQAIRKTLGEDFPVLVLPTPLWERFAQVRQDYPGAPVNPGTTLQIKGCIIDSRAMGLSADGLIAPIHSEQELELRGLAEPEPEPEPEAAPPLTWRRRAFITKHYLREACRALTSPGEHPPLFLLKHNLLLWYREAVGDLVPDSLRQRLAKLRTPAPQPLPVVTTVSEALDPAGHPQAVLPDTSEQVAIDVSGVVYVSVFNPEDGRKNWHHLITAFCWAMRDNEDATLVLKITQNDLASYYVHLITLLSQLSPFACRVVVMHGYLQDEEFARLYGAASFYVNASRCEGLCLPLMEFMSCGKPVIAPNHTAMRDYIDEKVGFIVKSSHEPTIWPEDVRILYRTVRHRPDWSSLRAAYEDSYAMAKNHPQAYLAMAAAANERMRDYCGFTPVQQRVMAFFDLKANSENTPLMAEAGTAAC encoded by the coding sequence ATGAATTTCATTCTTTACTCGGACGTCAACGACCGTTCCATCAGCCAGAGTCTCGGTCGTCCTGAATACAGTTACTACTTCGTGCTCAAGGCCTATCGCCCGGTGCTGGAAAGCCTTGGTCGCGTGCATGTGGTGGCGTCCGTCGCCGACGTCGATCCGCTGTATCAACAGCTGAGTCAGGCCGGTGAGGAATGTCTGTTCCTTTCGTTTTCGCCACCGCATAAAGCCCCGACCGATCTGCAATGCCCGATGGTCTGCGTGATTGCCTGGGAATATGACTCGATCCCGTCCGAGTGCTGCGACGACGATCCCCGCCAGGACTGGAGCCAGACCCTGGCGCGTCATGGCCGGGTAATTACCCTGTCCACCCACACGGCGCAGGCGATCCGTAAAACCCTGGGTGAGGACTTCCCCGTACTCGTGCTACCCACACCGTTGTGGGAGCGCTTTGCGCAGGTCCGACAAGACTATCCAGGAGCCCCGGTAAACCCGGGTACGACGTTGCAGATCAAGGGCTGCATCATCGACAGTCGCGCGATGGGCCTGTCCGCCGATGGCTTGATCGCGCCGATACACAGTGAGCAGGAACTGGAACTTCGCGGCCTGGCTGAACCTGAGCCGGAACCCGAGCCCGAAGCGGCACCGCCCCTGACCTGGCGTCGGCGTGCATTCATCACCAAGCATTACCTGCGCGAAGCCTGTCGGGCGCTGACCAGCCCTGGCGAACACCCGCCGCTGTTCTTGCTCAAGCACAATCTGCTGTTGTGGTATCGCGAAGCCGTTGGCGATCTGGTGCCGGACTCCCTCCGTCAGCGGTTGGCGAAATTGCGTACGCCAGCACCGCAGCCACTGCCGGTGGTCACCACGGTCAGCGAAGCGCTGGACCCCGCAGGACATCCGCAAGCGGTATTGCCTGACACCAGCGAACAGGTGGCCATCGATGTCAGTGGCGTGGTCTACGTGAGCGTGTTCAACCCTGAAGACGGTCGCAAAAACTGGCATCACCTGATCACCGCTTTTTGCTGGGCCATGCGTGATAACGAAGACGCCACGCTGGTGCTGAAAATCACCCAGAACGACCTGGCGAGCTACTACGTTCACTTGATCACCTTGCTGTCGCAACTCTCGCCGTTTGCCTGCCGGGTCGTGGTCATGCACGGCTATTTGCAGGACGAGGAGTTCGCCCGGTTGTACGGTGCCGCGAGTTTCTACGTCAACGCCTCCCGCTGCGAAGGTTTGTGTTTGCCGCTGATGGAGTTCATGTCGTGCGGCAAACCGGTGATCGCCCCGAATCACACGGCGATGCGCGACTACATCGACGAAAAGGTCGGCTTCATCGTCAAGTCCAGTCACGAGCCGACGATCTGGCCGGAAGACGTGCGGATCCTCTATCGCACCGTGCGCCATCGCCCGGACTGGAGCTCATTGAGAGCCGCTTATGAGGACAGCTATGCCATGGCCAAAAACCACCCGCAGGCCTATCTGGCCATGGCCGCTGCCGCCAATGAGCGCATGCGCGATTACTGCGGGTTTACCCCGGTGCAGCAGCGTGTGATGGCGTTTTTCGACCTGAAGGCGAACAGCGAAAACACGCCGCTGATGGCCGAGGCGGGGACTGCCGCATGCTGA
- a CDS encoding GDP-mannose 4,6-dehydratase yields MKKRLFVTGLSGFVGHHIQARLAVPDSSWELLPVASPYDLTNADSLVDLWPQLPDAVIHLAGQTFVPEAFRDPARTLDINLFGTLNLLQALKARGFTGTFLYVSSGDVYGQVAEHDLPITEQQPPCPRNPYAVSKLAAEFLSLQWGLSEHWPVLVARPFNHIGAGQKDSFVIASAARQIIRIKQGLQTPQLEVGDIDVTRDFLDVGDVVSAYFTLLEKGQPGQVYNICSGREQSIRSLIEQLADLAEVEMQLVQDPARMRRADQRRVCGSHAKLANTTGWAPDITTQQSLRAILSDWETRVRQE; encoded by the coding sequence TTGAAAAAGCGTCTGTTCGTCACGGGTCTTAGCGGATTCGTGGGACACCATATCCAGGCACGTCTGGCAGTACCTGATTCGTCTTGGGAGTTGCTGCCTGTCGCTTCGCCCTACGACCTCACGAATGCCGACAGCCTCGTCGATCTCTGGCCGCAATTGCCCGACGCGGTCATTCATCTGGCCGGGCAGACCTTTGTCCCCGAAGCCTTTCGTGATCCGGCCCGCACCCTCGACATCAATCTGTTCGGCACTCTCAATCTGTTGCAGGCCCTCAAGGCTCGCGGCTTTACCGGCACCTTCCTGTATGTCAGCTCCGGCGACGTTTACGGCCAAGTGGCTGAGCACGATCTTCCAATCACCGAGCAACAACCGCCCTGCCCGCGCAACCCTTATGCGGTGAGCAAACTCGCGGCGGAATTTCTCAGCCTGCAATGGGGCCTGAGCGAACACTGGCCGGTGCTGGTGGCGCGCCCGTTCAACCATATCGGCGCCGGGCAGAAAGACAGCTTTGTCATCGCCAGCGCCGCCCGCCAGATCATTCGCATCAAGCAGGGTCTGCAAACGCCACAACTGGAAGTCGGTGACATCGATGTCACGCGCGACTTCCTCGATGTCGGCGATGTGGTCTCGGCCTACTTCACGCTGCTTGAAAAAGGCCAACCGGGGCAGGTCTACAACATCTGCTCGGGACGCGAGCAAAGCATTCGCAGCCTCATTGAACAGTTGGCGGACCTGGCCGAAGTCGAGATGCAACTGGTTCAGGACCCGGCGCGCATGCGTCGCGCCGATCAACGCCGCGTTTGCGGCAGCCACGCAAAACTGGCCAACACCACCGGCTGGGCGCCAGACATCACTACACAACAATCCCTGCGGGCGATCCTGTCCGACTGGGAGACGCGAGTACGACAAGAATGA
- the gmd gene encoding GDP-mannose 4,6-dehydratase, whose amino-acid sequence MTKSALITGITGQDGAYLAKLLLDKGYKVYGFVARRSSDSRWRLREMGVEADIVYLDGDMADACSVQRAVIQSTPDEIYNLAAQSFVAASWNQPVTTGIVDGLGVTHLLEAIRQFSPHTRFYQASTSEMFGLIQAEQQDENTPFYPRSPYGVAKLYGHWITVNYRESFNLHASSGILFNHESPLRGIEFVTRKVTDAAARIKQGKQQELALGNIDAKRDWGFAGDYVEAMWLMLQQDKPDDFVVATGVTTTVREMCRIAFDHVGLNYRDYVKIDPAFFRPAEVEVLLGNPAKAQRVLGWKPKTDLDTLIRMMMDADMKRVAKE is encoded by the coding sequence ATGACAAAAAGTGCATTGATCACAGGGATCACCGGTCAGGACGGCGCGTATCTGGCCAAATTGTTGCTCGACAAGGGCTACAAGGTTTATGGCTTCGTGGCTCGGCGCAGCAGCGATTCGCGCTGGCGTCTGCGCGAAATGGGCGTCGAGGCCGACATCGTCTATCTGGACGGTGACATGGCCGATGCCTGCTCGGTCCAACGTGCAGTCATTCAATCGACTCCGGACGAAATCTATAACCTGGCGGCGCAGAGTTTCGTCGCCGCGTCGTGGAATCAGCCGGTAACCACCGGCATTGTCGATGGCCTGGGCGTTACTCACTTGCTCGAAGCGATCCGCCAGTTCAGCCCGCATACCCGCTTCTATCAGGCGTCGACCAGTGAAATGTTCGGTCTGATTCAGGCTGAGCAGCAGGACGAAAACACGCCGTTCTACCCGCGCAGCCCGTACGGCGTGGCCAAGCTGTACGGCCACTGGATCACCGTCAACTACCGCGAAAGTTTCAACCTGCATGCCAGCAGCGGCATCCTCTTCAACCATGAATCGCCACTGCGCGGCATCGAGTTCGTCACCCGCAAAGTCACCGACGCCGCCGCCCGCATCAAGCAAGGCAAGCAGCAGGAGCTGGCCCTGGGCAACATCGACGCAAAACGCGATTGGGGTTTTGCCGGCGACTACGTCGAAGCCATGTGGCTGATGCTGCAACAGGACAAGCCTGACGATTTCGTCGTCGCCACCGGCGTCACCACCACGGTGCGCGAGATGTGCCGTATCGCCTTCGATCACGTCGGCCTCAACTACCGCGATTACGTGAAGATCGACCCGGCCTTCTTCCGTCCGGCCGAAGTCGAAGTGCTGCTCGGCAATCCGGCCAAGGCTCAGCGCGTGCTGGGCTGGAAGCCGAAGACCGACCTGGATACCTTGATCCGCATGATGATGGATGCGGACATGAAACGCGTCGCCAAGGAGTAG
- a CDS encoding mannose-1-phosphate guanylyltransferase/mannose-6-phosphate isomerase produces the protein MLIPVILSGGAGTRLWPVSREGHPKPFMTLPDGQSLLGKTYQRAAALLDGWGDIVTVTNREYYFQSKDHYCAAHVSRHRGHFLLEPSGRNTAPAIAAAALSLQALHGDDAIMVVMPADHLIVNQNALKTAVEHAVNLAKDGYLVTFGVLPTAPETGFGYIETGAPLDAKGAAKVQRFVEKPDLDTATHYLESGNFLWNSGMFCFATATVIAELQLHAPELLEQTRACMAASAPVETVGCLQQELSPALFAEITDISIDYALMERSEKVVVVPAGFDWSDIGSWGAVAALVPADADNNRASGEAIFIDSHNNFVQSEGRLVAAVGVDNLIIVDTADAVLVAHADRAQDVRRVAKQLKDKSHEAYRLHRTVSRPWGTYTVLEEGPRFKIKRIVVKPGGKLSLQMHHHRNEHWVVVEGMAKVTNNGAGTHLVAKNESTFIAAGHRHRLENPGVIDLVIIEVQSGEYLGEDDIVRFEDDYGRTA, from the coding sequence ATGCTGATCCCCGTGATTCTGTCCGGCGGTGCCGGCACCCGTTTGTGGCCGGTGTCCCGCGAGGGCCATCCCAAGCCGTTCATGACCCTGCCCGACGGCCAGTCGCTGCTGGGCAAGACCTATCAGCGTGCCGCCGCATTGCTGGACGGCTGGGGCGACATCGTCACGGTGACCAACCGCGAGTACTACTTCCAGAGCAAGGATCACTATTGCGCTGCCCACGTATCGCGCCATCGCGGGCACTTCCTGCTGGAGCCGAGCGGGCGCAACACCGCCCCGGCCATCGCCGCCGCCGCGCTGTCACTGCAAGCGCTGCACGGCGACGACGCGATCATGGTGGTGATGCCGGCCGACCATTTGATCGTTAATCAGAACGCACTGAAAACAGCGGTCGAGCACGCCGTCAATCTGGCGAAGGACGGTTATCTGGTGACGTTCGGCGTGCTGCCGACCGCCCCGGAAACCGGCTTCGGCTACATCGAGACCGGTGCGCCACTGGACGCCAAAGGCGCAGCGAAAGTGCAGCGCTTTGTGGAAAAACCCGACCTGGACACCGCCACACACTACCTGGAGAGCGGTAACTTCCTGTGGAACTCGGGGATGTTCTGCTTCGCCACCGCCACCGTGATCGCCGAACTGCAATTGCATGCACCTGAGTTGCTGGAACAGACCCGCGCGTGCATGGCCGCCAGCGCTCCGGTGGAAACCGTCGGCTGCCTGCAACAGGAACTGTCGCCGGCGCTGTTCGCCGAGATCACTGACATCTCCATCGACTACGCGCTGATGGAGCGTTCGGAAAAAGTCGTGGTAGTGCCCGCCGGTTTCGACTGGAGCGATATCGGCTCATGGGGCGCGGTGGCCGCGTTGGTGCCGGCGGATGCCGACAACAACCGCGCCAGCGGTGAAGCGATTTTCATCGACAGCCACAACAATTTCGTCCAGAGCGAAGGCCGCCTGGTCGCCGCTGTCGGTGTCGATAACCTGATCATCGTCGACACCGCCGACGCCGTGCTGGTGGCCCACGCCGACCGCGCACAGGATGTGCGGCGGGTGGCCAAACAGCTCAAGGACAAATCCCACGAAGCCTATCGCCTGCATCGTACGGTCAGCCGTCCGTGGGGCACCTACACCGTGCTGGAGGAAGGTCCGCGCTTCAAGATCAAGCGCATCGTGGTCAAGCCCGGCGGCAAGTTGTCCCTGCAGATGCACCATCACCGCAACGAACACTGGGTGGTGGTCGAAGGCATGGCCAAGGTCACCAACAACGGCGCCGGCACGCATCTGGTGGCCAAGAACGAATCGACGTTCATTGCCGCCGGACACCGGCATCGCCTGGAAAACCCCGGCGTCATCGATCTGGTGATCATCGAAGTGCAGAGCGGCGAATACCTGGGTGAAGACGACATCGTGCGCTTCGAAGACGATTACGGCAGGACGGCCTGA